The genomic segment AGACTGTCTTCTCACAGGGCTCGTATTGCAATCTCCATGCTGCGACAGTAATCAAAAATAGTCCTGTTACTGCGCCTCTGGAATGAAAGAGACTGAGAGCAAGATAGAGACACGAAGTGATTGATACTTGATGGAAACAAGCTGTAAGGAAACCGAAACCGTGTTGTCATGCTGTATAACAGGACACTGGAGACCTATAGGAAAATGGGTCTTGCGTGCCCTGAAGCAGACATTGACAAATGCAGTGTTGAACTGCACAGACGTCCGGGCTTTTACACTCTAATGTCTGGAGCGTCAAGCCACACTTTACTGGTCCGACATCTCCAGTGGTAGTGActctctgttttcttcactGTCTTTTTGATGGTATATTGTGCCTGAGGAGATAAATGTGATGTATTATTCATGAGAGGGATTCCTCCAATGACAGAAGCTGTTATAAGAGTAAGGGTCACTTTGAAATGGATCATAGTGTCCACTTCACCTAGATTGTTACTTAACTTCAAATTCTGGAGTGTTTAGTTCCCCTAGCATTAATGGGAAGTCTGCATGAGACGAGATTTTTTTGCGAGTTGCATCACAAATTGAGCGATGTTACacaatgaacaaatatatatataattaatttttttacctgttctgttcagcagctgggaCAGGCAGAATGAATTctcctggtgccttgttgtgctgaaacagttttactctgcgaAGGAGGAGTCTGTCATACTCCTCCTGTTGCCATCTGCGTTTAACTTTATTGGCCATGGTACTGGTTTATTGGCAAAGCTACCgggctgaggctcaggagtggatagaaagagagaacaaaggCAGGATAGGGAAGACAGtacaatacacaacacacaaatataaatgttgTCTCCCTTACATACATCCAAGTTGCATATTCGACTAGGGCCCTGTTAATGGGGTCTCAGCTTTCACTGTACAGACGTAGTAGTTTTCAGCTGCATTTGATGTGTCCATCATCTGCACTTAgtggtgttgttttgttctctgCAGGTCTGAATGACATAAAGCAATCAATCATGAAATCCTTGAGAAGGGAAGATCCATGTTTGTTGATCTATATTTCTGATAATAGTTGAACCACAGGCTGCCCATTCTGCATCAAGTACCAGTTAATATTGTGAACAGAAGATGTACAAATATGCTGCTTTGTATGAAATGCTCACAGCATTTACGTCTGTTCTGTCCAGGTTTTATTGGGACCTTGTGATGCTCCTGCTGATGATGAGTAATCTGGTGATTTTACCGTGGGGCATCACCTTCTTTGAGGACCAGAACACCTGGGCATGGATCACCTTTAATGTCCTGTCAGACACTCTTTTCCTCATGGACCTAGTTTTCAACTTCCGCACTGGCATTCCAGGGGAGGACAGCCACATCATCCTGGATCCCACGGAGATCCGCATGCATTACCTTCGCACCTGGTTCGCAGTGGACTTCATCTCCTCCATCCCTGTCGACTactttttccttatttttgaCCTGGAGTCTCGGCACGAGTCATCTGATGTGTACCGCACTGCCCGCGCACTCCGCATTGTGAGATTCACCAAGATCCTGAGCCTCCTGCGTCTTCTCAGACTGTCACGCCTCATCCGTTACATTCACCAGTGGGAAGAGGTAAAGAAAGGTTATGGCATACATAACAGTAcgtttaaaacatttcaaatctcGACGGCTGATGTTTTACCACTGCACTGTACAACTTTCCTTGTCAGATTTTCCACATGACTTATGACCTTGCCAGTGCAGTTGTGCGTATAGTCAACTTGATTggcatgatgctgctgttgtgtcacTGGGATGGCTGCTTGACTTTTATGGTGCCGATGCTGCAGGACTTTCCTGCAGACTGCTGGGTATCCAAAAATAATATGGTGGTGAGTCCAAGGTTACCCCATTGATACCATAAGTGCACATGTCTGcaatttgattagattttatgTCTTACGAGGATTGTAAATACACCAACTTAAGTTTTTTCCAGCCACTGTTAGCAAATGGTATTAATTCAAGAAACTTAAATTATTGTGTTTAGAATAATGTTCACTTTGAGGCCATGCAAAGTACATTTTCTTCAGTCTCGTAACAGTCTTCTATCACTTTCACTCTGTCCTTTTCAGAATGCTACATGGCACATACAGTACTCATATGCACTGTTTATGGCCATGAGTCACATGTTGTGTATAGGATATGGTGCCCACCCTCCAGAAGGCATGACTGACGTCTGGCTCACCATGATCAGTATGGTTGTGGGGGCCACCTGCTATGCCATGTTCCTTGGACATGCAACTAATCTGGTGCAGTCCTTGGATGCATCACATCGGCAATATCAAGAAAAGGTAAAGAGATTTTCTCTGACTGAAAAcgttaataaaataaaaaaaacctaccTGAGGGATTAGCTATTTTGTGGGCAATATGTCCCCGAAGCCTCACGTGGATGCTAATACGATTCTGGCTTTGAGGTTTAATATCACAGCAATATTTTATAACACAGAATTGCTTACTTGCTTGTTGTTTACTCATGGAAATTGGGCCAAATGCCTAGAGAATACATGCATTATCTAATGGATTTTGTGGCCTTATTGGGACTCTTTCGAGAGgattttcacaaacagagcagatgatAGACCAGCCTCTGTTTTGATCACTGTTTGCTAATGGACACTACAAATGAGTTTGTAATCCGTTTAAATCGGGAAAAAGCCTGCGAAACAAATACAATTACTGCATAATTAGTGTGTGAATAGaaattcagaaaacacactgtAGAAAATATGACTATGttttgtgcaaatgtttttaGTATAAGCAAGTGGAGCAGTACATGTCATTCCATAAACTGCCAGCAGATGTAAGACAGAGGATCCATGATTATTATGAGCAGAGATTCCAGGGCAAAATGTTTGATGAGGACAGCATCCTTGGAGAGCTCAGCGATCCGCTCAAGGAGGTGAGTTATTTAAATTGTCCATTTTGCTgagtgtttcttctttctttctaccTCTCTTTTACTCCGACCTGCCTATTGGCCTGgacaattcatttaaaatatccaTAGGtctgaaattttaaaaagtcataatTTTTAGTTCACATTTTCAAGCAAAAATTTTACATGTGAGAATCTGCTCCTCTTTACACAACAGAGCTACCTTATTGTCCTCTTTATTTCTATTcaaatctttctctttctctctacttTGCAGGAGATAGTCAGCTATAACTGCCGAGGGTTAGTAGCCAACATGCCACTGTTTGCCAACACTGACCCTCATTTTGTGACAGTGATCCTGACCAAGCTGCGTTTCGAGGTCTTCCAGCCTGGAGACTTGATTATACGGGAAGGAACTTTAGGTCGGAAAATGTACTTCATTCAGCACGGCACTGTCACTGTCATCCCACGTGGCAGTAAGGAGATCAAACTCAGCGATGGAGCATATTTCGGGGGTAAATCATGTCATTGACCTGAACATTCAGACAGGCCCTCATCAAATCTATCAGAGGTTGTGTGGttctactttttctttctgctctcctGTTAAAGCTGCCACAGACCCACTGTAGCTATTACTGTCCCAAATTGATTAATCTACTGGTCAATTCCGTTATTAACCATACTGCATTGTAGCCAAGGCTGCAACGTCTGGTTATTTCCTTTACTGATTAatcttaaaaatatatttattttgtttgcttttttagaAGACTAAGAACACAGCAAACATTCAAATTTGAGAAGATGGAATCAGTCATTTTTGGTCCACAAGATAACTTGCAATTATCAAAAAGCTGTGATTTACTTTGGAATTATTAAGATATGATATGTACATCAAAGTCCCTCTGCTTGGTTTCAGAGATCTGCCTGCTAACCCAGGGCCGACGCACAGCTACTGTGAGAGCAGACACCTACTGCCGTCTTTACTCCCTGAGTGTGGACAGCTTCAACGAGGTGCTGGAGGAACATCCCCTGATGAGGAGGGCCTTTGAAAGCGTAGCTGTAGACCGGCTGGGACGAGTTGCTCGCAGACCAAGTTATCAACCTCCCCAACCAGAGTGACTTCTtcagcacaaacagaaagagattCCTGGAGAATATTTCTCACATTGACTGAACTGGActagaaacaacaacaacaatgtgaaTGTTACTGATTGCTTTTGACTATAATAATCAGGGATGGACAACTGAATggaaatttatttattaacgCATTATATCTGCATTTGGTTGAAAGCATTGTCACTTAATTTACTTAGTTTTATTACTTGAATCTAATTGCTCTTCACCAGCGTTTCACAACCTTTTCCAACTTGTAGCCCACTTGATAACTTCAGAAATACTCCAATCTCACGAAAAAGGCCAAATAACGTATTTCCCAGAGGTCTTCTTATTTCAAAGTTAGTAATGCAAACATCCAGAATTTAACTGAACGAGGGGCACAACAATTTTCTAATCATTAATCACCAGTCTATTTGGGGCACGCCAATGTGCCCTGGCTGCCTAGTAGGGAACCACTGATATACATGATAGTTTTGCATTATAATTTTACACTTCCAATAATAGATCCACTGTGTAATATCTTATTTCTTCAGCAGCTTAGATTTTTGCTGGTAGATCTGCATTTTACCAATGGCAACCCAAGTTTTTAATTCTTGTGTGCCCACGTGCTTTCTGAGAGTAGATTTATACTATCAGTCACATCAGTCGTATAACACATTGGAGACACACAGGTGTACTAGCTGGGTCATACATCACACAGAACCATATAGCTCTGATTTAATGATTTGCATATCTACAGATGTTGAGGATAAACCCCAGTGACGTAATAGATATAACTGCACACAAGCAGTTAAACATCGCTGCTACATTTCAGGGCATTCACATTCAGAATTGTTTTACTTACAATATTGAAGGGGGTCAACAATTAAAAACTCTGCCTTTGCATCTTCAGTATTTACTATTATTAGGCGTGCTTTTCCCCTCACACATGTAGTAAATAATATCTTAATTACAAAGTGGCATTGCATCCAATCTTATTTCAGTTTAGAGCTggaataaatgcatttattacTTCCCACCACTGATAACGTCATCATTTCTAGTTGATGATATACTTTTCAATAAAGCCCTGCAGCGTAGCATGGAAATGCACAATGATGCCTGAATGAAGAGGAAGTCTACATCCAGACTGACCTTTATGGATGCTTCAGTTATAAAAGTCATGTTGTGCAACCATCTCTTTTAAATAACTCGAGATCGCGTCCGGGCCGTCAGATCGTCTACTTCCTGTCCGTATTTCACAAAGTCGGAACATCGAGAAGGTAAGGAGACCGATTTCGTTTGCAGGATTACTTTCAACCTTTCGAGTGATCTTCGCCTTTATAACAAAATTTCATGCAGTCAGTGTGGTTTGCCGTGTTGTCAGTGTGATATCTGCAGGCTGTGCTGAGAGCcggctgcttttattttgacattacaAGGTTAACCGTTAGCTAACGTGGCTAAGCTAGGCTAGCTGCGGCTAAAGCGAGCACGGAGGTCTGTGTATACTCTGGCTATGCGAGACAAAATAATCCAAATACAGCATAATCTCAACTGTTCGGTTAATATTCTGCGTTTATTCGGCCCAAACACTAAAACTGTAGTGTTGAATTGACTTTTAACTGCGGCCGATCGACCTCTgacataacaacaacaacatgaagttACCAAACATGTTTGGTGAAGCTTTTCCACTCCTGAGGACAACAGTTCATCCTAATATCTGCCGATCGCCCCcgaaaatgtgacagaaaaccTGTAGTTATTTACCGATATGATGTTGGAAATGGGACACAGTTAAAATACGATCTTGCTGtcaagctgctgcttttgctttgATACGGATTAACAAAACGAGAAACTCTCTTTCTTAGACATTGACAATAATAGACTCCTAATCCAGAAACTAATATGCATTTAACTGTAAAATTCATAATGTGTAGTTAAAGAAGTCCACTTACTATATTGTTCATTTATATTGTTCTTCAGATGTCTTAACGCAAGTACTTCACCATAATATTGGAAGCAAGGCTTCTTTTATACACACAACATGCATGGCCTTTTGTCAGCATTTGACATGATTGTACTGTCCATC from the Echeneis naucrates chromosome 11, fEcheNa1.1, whole genome shotgun sequence genome contains:
- the hcn3 gene encoding potassium/sodium hyperpolarization-activated cyclic nucleotide-gated channel 2, which translates into the protein MNSPSRSADAQRGNPESPPLKMETTKYRSWSSLRFSRWRSASQRGSPPGTPSPKTEKRSDVTKTLFSLVKTHNDDYTADPDGLLDIHGECEGADDDPQLDQSTYLQRQFCSMLQPGVNKFSLRMFGSHKGVAAEQARVKSFGVWIIHPYSDFRFYWDLVMLLLMMSNLVILPWGITFFEDQNTWAWITFNVLSDTLFLMDLVFNFRTGIPGEDSHIILDPTEIRMHYLRTWFAVDFISSIPVDYFFLIFDLESRHESSDVYRTARALRIVRFTKILSLLRLLRLSRLIRYIHQWEEIFHMTYDLASAVVRIVNLIGMMLLLCHWDGCLTFMVPMLQDFPADCWVSKNNMVNATWHIQYSYALFMAMSHMLCIGYGAHPPEGMTDVWLTMISMVVGATCYAMFLGHATNLVQSLDASHRQYQEKYKQVEQYMSFHKLPADVRQRIHDYYEQRFQGKMFDEDSILGELSDPLKEEIVSYNCRGLVANMPLFANTDPHFVTVILTKLRFEVFQPGDLIIREGTLGRKMYFIQHGTVTVIPRGSKEIKLSDGAYFGEICLLTQGRRTATVRADTYCRLYSLSVDSFNEVLEEHPLMRRAFESVAVDRLGRVARRPSYQPPQPE